One Brassica oleracea var. oleracea cultivar TO1000 chromosome C7, BOL, whole genome shotgun sequence genomic window carries:
- the LOC106303837 gene encoding 60S ribosomal protein L31-1-like, protein MEKGKGRKEEIVTREYTINLHRRLHSCTFKKKAPNAIKEIRKFALKAMGTKDVRVDVKLNKQIWSRGIRGPPRRVRVRVTRKRNDDEDAKEEFYSLVTVAEIPAEGLSGLGTKVIDEDE, encoded by the exons ATGGAGAAAGGCAAGGGAAGAAAGGAGGAGATTGTTACCAGGGAGTACACTATCAACCTCCACAGGCGCCTTCATAGCTG CACATTCAAGAAGAAGGCACCCAATGCCATCAAAGAGATTAGGAAGTTTGCATTGAAAGCAATGGGAACAAAGGATGTTAGAGTGGATGTTAAACTCAACAAGCAGATATGGAGCAGGGGAATCCGTGGTCCTCCCAGGAGAGTCAGAGTCCGTGTTACACGTAAGAGAAATGATGATGAAGACGCCAAGGAGGAGTTTTACTCTCTTGTCACTGTCGCTGAGATTCCTGCTGAAGGATTGTCTGGTTTGGGCACCAAGGTCATCGATGAAGACGAGTGA